A window from Aliamphritea hakodatensis encodes these proteins:
- a CDS encoding response regulator transcription factor, translated as MSDSKIRVVLVDDHPLVQEGIIARLENEDSLEVVGAANDGQQALVLIADTKPDVVLMDISMPVMTGFEATERLRVEQPDVRVLILSMHENREYILKLIQCGAAGYVLKDVSSGELVTAIQTVHRGGTYFSAGASQSLFGQGDAAMSAGSAEAEMLTGREQEVLKLLAEGASNKDVARALDISVRTAETHRQNIKNKLKIQTSAGLVRYAIEHKLID; from the coding sequence ATGAGTGACAGTAAAATCAGGGTGGTGCTGGTGGATGATCATCCGCTGGTACAGGAAGGCATTATTGCCCGGCTGGAAAATGAAGATTCACTGGAAGTGGTCGGTGCGGCTAATGACGGTCAGCAGGCGCTGGTACTGATTGCCGACACCAAACCTGACGTGGTGCTGATGGATATTTCCATGCCGGTGATGACCGGCTTTGAAGCCACCGAGCGATTACGGGTCGAGCAGCCGGATGTGCGGGTGCTGATCCTCAGTATGCATGAAAACCGCGAGTATATTCTCAAGCTGATTCAGTGCGGGGCAGCCGGCTATGTGCTGAAGGATGTGTCATCTGGCGAGCTGGTTACTGCTATTCAGACGGTACACCGTGGCGGAACCTATTTCAGTGCCGGTGCGTCTCAGTCGTTGTTTGGTCAGGGCGACGCGGCGATGTCTGCCGGTTCCGCTGAGGCGGAAATGCTCACTGGCCGGGAACAGGAGGTTCTGAAGTTGCTGGCGGAAGGTGCCAGTAACAAGGATGTGGCCCGGGCGCTGGATATTTCCGTCCGGACAGCGGAAACCCACCGGCAGAATATTAAAAATAAGCTAAAAATTCAGACATCTGCGGGCCTGGTGCGTTACGCAATTGAGCATAAGCTGATAGATTAG
- a CDS encoding TrmO family methyltransferase domain-containing protein, with product MNRQLNFIGHIATPYKTLEACPNNISPEGPACQLKLKPEYLRELNGLNEGQEILILYWLQNPDESVNQPYRFAGTGSCDDADSMPAGTFALRTPHRPNPVGAAVLPIKEINNGEITVRGLDCLNNTRLLDIKPAIYLEAGKTPER from the coding sequence ATGAACCGACAACTGAACTTCATTGGCCACATTGCCACGCCGTACAAAACGCTGGAGGCCTGCCCTAACAACATTTCGCCTGAGGGCCCTGCCTGCCAGTTAAAGTTAAAACCTGAATACCTCCGGGAGCTGAACGGCCTGAATGAAGGGCAGGAAATTCTGATTCTCTACTGGCTGCAGAACCCGGATGAATCCGTCAATCAGCCCTACCGGTTCGCCGGTACAGGAAGCTGCGATGACGCTGATTCGATGCCTGCAGGCACCTTTGCCCTGAGGACACCGCACCGGCCTAACCCTGTCGGTGCGGCAGTACTGCCCATTAAAGAGATAAACAACGGGGAAATTACGGTACGCGGGCTGGACTGCCTGAACAACACCCGCCTGCTGGACATTAAACCGGCAATCTATCTGGAAGCCGGTAAAACACCGGAGCGATAG
- a CDS encoding DMT family transporter, which yields MNHSLTQKFTAGNARASGILIALAGALLMSFDPIFIRFSGVSGFDTAFLFGLFTAVSMPVFIQLRDQRGIVKAVQESGWPVVLSGILMLGSASALVLSIKNTSIANTFVILSAAPALAAVFSRIFLGEVTRRSTWIAIASVMIGIAIVVSGSFESGNLLGDVLALFAVTCLSLNQTLLRKYQGVSRMASVGLGGLFLAIVMFFLATPSTFSTSTWIIMAVMGLFTAPFGRVLSQVATRYITAPEVGMILMIEAVFAPLWAFGFFGEVPPFTSIIGGSVILITILVYAMSAAKEGR from the coding sequence ATGAACCATTCCCTCACCCAAAAATTTACCGCAGGAAACGCCCGCGCCAGTGGCATACTGATTGCCCTTGCCGGTGCTCTGCTAATGAGTTTCGACCCGATATTTATCCGTTTTTCAGGGGTAAGCGGTTTTGATACCGCCTTTCTGTTCGGCCTGTTCACAGCTGTATCCATGCCGGTATTCATCCAGTTACGGGATCAACGGGGTATAGTTAAAGCGGTTCAGGAAAGCGGCTGGCCAGTTGTGTTATCCGGCATTCTGATGCTGGGCAGCGCCTCTGCACTGGTGCTGAGCATTAAAAACACTTCTATCGCCAACACCTTTGTAATTCTCAGTGCCGCGCCGGCACTGGCGGCGGTTTTCAGCCGGATCTTCCTCGGTGAAGTTACCCGCCGCTCGACGTGGATCGCCATTGCCTCAGTCATGATCGGCATCGCAATCGTAGTATCCGGCTCATTCGAATCCGGCAACTTACTGGGGGATGTTCTGGCACTGTTTGCAGTGACATGCTTATCGCTGAACCAAACTCTGCTGCGCAAATATCAGGGGGTCAGCCGCATGGCCAGCGTCGGTCTGGGCGGCCTGTTCCTGGCAATTGTGATGTTCTTTCTGGCAACCCCTTCAACCTTCAGCACCAGCACCTGGATCATCATGGCTGTAATGGGATTATTTACTGCGCCGTTTGGCCGGGTGCTGTCACAGGTGGCTACCCGCTACATCACGGCACCGGAAGTCGGCATGATCCTGATGATTGAGGCGGTATTTGCTCCACTATGGGCATTTGGCTTCTTTGGCGAAGTACCACCCTTCACCAGCATCATCGGCGGCTCGGTCATCCTGATCACCATCCTGGTTTACGCCATGTCAGCGGCAAAAGAAGGCCGCTAA
- a CDS encoding cache domain-containing protein → MKRVIKSLKTKILLLSIIPLVLVTAAITVISLSQAKQLSEQEIQTFEENLLRSKRQELQHYVGLAMTSISHILADADTIDKFSEARVKAILHSLTYGDDGYFFVYDMQGRSLVHPIQPELVGQNLYDLRDTYGNFVIRDLLTLAEEGGGFYRYVWRKPSKGGLEDKLSYVVQIPKVNWMLGTGLYIDDIAKEVAATRDKVTANIRNTFVTVVIILAGTVVIIALLGVGINVHASQLADTRLREVAHSYVQSQVSQRRNFARELHDGINQLMVSVKFRIELARDTLEQPEQRALSELEKGSEVLNQAIQEVRRISHDLRPILLDDLGLESALHSMTDDFAERTGVTVDVSLDLPVQRLPDDIEITLYRVTQEALTNVERHANARQVWLTVWQKDNMVWVEVKDDGQGFNCSAQGSDDCGIGLMNMRERTEILSGDFSVRSKPGMGTRVRAGLALL, encoded by the coding sequence ATGAAACGTGTGATCAAGTCTTTAAAAACGAAAATCCTGCTGCTTTCCATCATCCCGCTGGTGCTGGTAACGGCGGCGATAACAGTGATCAGCCTGAGCCAGGCGAAGCAGTTGTCGGAACAGGAAATTCAGACCTTTGAGGAAAACCTGCTGCGTTCCAAGCGTCAGGAGCTACAGCATTATGTAGGGCTGGCGATGACCTCGATTTCGCATATTCTGGCGGATGCCGATACCATCGACAAATTTTCTGAAGCGCGGGTAAAGGCGATTCTTCACAGCCTTACCTATGGGGATGACGGTTACTTCTTCGTGTATGACATGCAGGGGCGGAGCCTGGTGCACCCGATACAACCTGAGCTGGTGGGGCAGAACCTGTATGATTTACGGGATACTTACGGAAATTTTGTCATCCGGGATTTGCTGACGCTGGCGGAAGAAGGGGGCGGTTTTTACCGCTACGTCTGGCGTAAGCCCTCCAAGGGCGGGCTGGAAGACAAATTGAGCTACGTGGTGCAAATTCCAAAAGTGAACTGGATGCTGGGTACCGGCCTGTATATTGATGATATCGCCAAAGAAGTTGCGGCCACCCGGGATAAGGTCACCGCGAATATTCGCAATACCTTTGTGACGGTGGTGATTATTCTGGCGGGTACTGTGGTCATTATTGCCTTGCTGGGGGTCGGCATTAATGTGCATGCTTCACAGCTGGCGGATACCCGGCTGCGGGAAGTGGCCCACAGTTATGTGCAGTCACAGGTCAGCCAGCGGCGTAATTTTGCCCGGGAGCTGCATGACGGCATCAATCAGTTAATGGTGTCGGTAAAGTTTCGCATTGAGCTGGCAAGGGATACGCTTGAACAGCCGGAACAGCGGGCACTTTCGGAGCTGGAAAAGGGCAGCGAAGTGCTGAATCAGGCGATTCAGGAAGTGCGGCGGATCTCTCATGACCTGCGGCCGATTCTGCTGGATGATCTGGGGCTGGAATCTGCCTTGCACAGTATGACGGATGATTTTGCCGAACGTACCGGCGTTACTGTGGATGTCAGCCTGGATTTACCGGTGCAGCGGTTGCCCGATGATATTGAGATTACCCTGTACCGGGTCACGCAGGAGGCGCTGACCAATGTGGAGCGTCACGCCAACGCCCGGCAGGTATGGCTGACGGTATGGCAGAAAGACAACATGGTTTGGGTTGAAGTCAAAGATGACGGGCAGGGGTTTAACTGTTCGGCGCAGGGCAGCGATGACTGCGGCATTGGCTTGATGAATATGCGGGAGCGTACCGAGATACTCAGTGGTGATTTCAGCGTGCGCAGTAAGCCGGGAATGGGTACCCGGGTGCGGGCCGGGCTCGCGCTGCTGTAG